TTCCTCCTAAAATGTTAATATCGAAAGtgaaattaatagaaaatccATATTGATTAAGCAAGCCCAAAGCTTGCGTTAAATAGGTAGGCTTGACTATATGGTCCAAATAGGTATTAATGTTGGACGGAATAGTAGGATACCAGATTTCTGATAGCGTATTGTATATTTTCTGGGTCGCTATTTCTCGAAGAACCGGTGTATTAAAAAGTGCacctaaaatattaagttgtgaTTTCATTtggatatcaaaaaaattattaatagattgGAACATAtggttataaataatattatccgCCGTATTTGACGGAAGATTCAAACGTTGTTTGAATAATCTTTTCAATGGTCCCATTAAAGATTGGCATTGTTTCGAATTAAGGATCGTATGTTGGAAAATATATTCCAATTTTGGTATAactattttgttaataatatattgtatatggTGATgtgttaattttttgtttttcatagTGTTGTAGTGAGCCATCACTATTTGTTTGCCTTTTCGTATCGTTTGCGTATGTTTATCTAATGCATTAATGTATAAACCTAAGATGCGTTCGCCTTTGTTACGAGGCGTGACAGGCGTTTCATATGGCCGATTGTTAATTGTGAGGATGATGTTCGGTTGTTTGATGGTACGGtcattagttaaaattttgtatttatccATAttgactttaatattattcaggTCATAAAAGGAATTGgcaattgataatttttcttcaatttgcGATTGTGAAGAGCCAAACCACGTAGTGTCGTCGAGATAACCTACTACGGAGATGTCAAAGGTATGAATGACATCATTCTCTATGTGTTgacaatttttcttttgtgtCGCAAAGGTGGAGTAATGTAAATGCGTTAATTGATTGATGCGATGAAACATCGGGTCATAGTATATATTCCAGAGAAGTGGTGAAACAACTTCGCCTTGGTCAATGCCTTGGAGAACTGCATAAGATGGCAGTAAACCGTTCGTGGTAATGATTTCATTATGTCTTTCTGTAAATAGATTAAGAAAAAAGGTAATAATGATAGCAGGAATCTTTAAGCGTTCGAGCGCCAACTTCAATAATCGTAAGTTGACGCGATCGTATGCTTTTGATAAGTCTTGTAATACGATCCAAATGGGTTTTTTCTTAATACGTGCGTGTTCTATTAAATGTTGTGTAATCATAAGCGGCTCTAAGGTTGATTGACCCAGGACGCCCGctttattgttaaattgtaaaattgagTGTTTGGAAAGGGCTTGATTTAACCTGGTTGAAATAATATTGACTAGTAATTTCCTAGGAGTTTCCAGGAGAGTTATAGGCCTTGTGTTGGTTAGTTTACTATTCCAATCATATGGTTTCGGTATCGGAAAAAGCAACGCGTGTTTCCATTTGTCCGGAATTACTTTAAGTACAATACAAGCGTTGAAGATTCTGACGAGGATCATTAAAACGTCCTCGTGTAAATGTGTGATATCTTCATATGTGATTTTGGAAGGACCTGGCGCTTTGttgttattcaattttttgaaaatggaGGAAAGGTCCAATAGAGTGATTGGTTCAATTAAATGATTCCACCATTCTTCGTTAACAGTTTGTAAAGTAGGATCATAATGATCTTTCCAATCTTGTGGTAGGGAGTCTAAATTCCaaatattcttttcatttGGTGGCCCCGCTTGATGTTGGAAATGTTTGATGGCTTCTTTTTCTATAATCTCTGGGTTATTAGTAAATACGTGTTCACCTTTGTTGTCGATAAAAGAAAGTCTATCCAGCACTATACGGTGTGGTTTACGATTTAAAATAGAGTTGATCATTTTAGTTTGATCATGTTGTAAATTGTCATTGCGTTCTGTGACAtaagaattaattttgttGGTAAGGTATTTATCGTACGCAGATTGGTAAGCTATTTTCATCGTATGATATAATCGATAAATTTCATCCTTTGTTGATACAAAATTATCAGGAGTAACCGTTGATGGTAAAGtgattgataatttattaaaatctaataaaatctttagtCGAGGGAGGTATTTCATCCATCCTTCATAATAGGTGGCCCATACATGTCGTGGAATGTTGTGGAGGGTTGAAAGTGTGGGtgtgaaatttaatttaaaacgaattttaatatgttttaaatttaaaaattgtttcacTTGATATAAaagaatcacgtgattattcaTTTGTCGTAATTCAAGAGGCAAATCTAAGTTTGATGATGTATTAGAGTTAATAGATTTTTGTGGTATGATATACTCTTTGAGTTCGATTAAGGTCTTCTCGAAGAGATTCCATTGTCGGtttaaagtatttttgttattaatttgttgAGGTTCTTTTGAGAatctttttttgaaagttgAACGGCTACGATTAGTGTAATCAGACCATAAATTAACAGTCATTTGATCGTATTTGAAGACTTTCTTAGTATCGTCATTCCGCTTATTAAAAGGAAGGACGTCCGCGAACTTGTcaaataaattcttatttcgtgaatcaaaaaaagttttttctaaaagggttataacaatattgtgatcagtattaaaaaaagattgtggTATTGATTGTGTATATGAATGAATTGATTGTTCTAATAAATTCGTATTTCCATAGTGATAATCGATTCTATTTGTACTATGGGTGGAGTTATTATCTAAGGATACTTGATGGTATTTAATCATATCTTTGTATCcgttatttttaagtaaacgGATAGAAGGATAATTCGGGTCTGATTTATTCTTTGTGGTCACATTAAAATCGCCAATAACAATGGCGTATGAGTTTTTGGTGTTGTTAGATTTAATGATTAGTTTGTTCAATTTATCGACGCAGACAGCGCTGATTTTGGTTTTGGTGGCATCATTCTTAGGACTGGATGGTAAGTAGCAACAAGTTACGTTCAGTTGTTTTGATTTCTTAAAACCGAAGATAAGATTGATGATACGTCCTTCTAAAAATTCTGTATGATGAAGATGTTTTTCCATTTTGTCGGTAATCATGATGGCGACTCCAGTGCCTTTATTAACGCCGGAGGTGTCGtgaactatatatataaaattgttggGTAAAGTAGGATGTTTGTGTTTGTTAATAATGGTATTTGATTGATCTCCAAAGAGACTAGTTTCCGCTAAACCTAGGATATCAAAGTTGTGTGcgacaaaataattaataatgtcgTTAAGTTTGTTGTTAAAGGCTGTTTGAATATTAATACTgcctattttaatataatcaataaaaaaattattatcattaatgtTATCTTGATTGATCACATGTAAGTTTGTAATATGTTCTTCATTAATCAAGTGATCGGGATTTTGTGACAAGGAGTGTGAAATATTAGGAAAGGGATCAGATATATTTAGGTTGGTGTGtgacattatttaaaatatgtttgaAATTGGGATGTGTATATACCAGAAATTGGGATAAAGACAATAAGGGGAATCAAAATGTTATATCTAAATTCtttatgattataaagaaTGAGTCGCAAATTAAACCTGAGGTTTATTGCCCCAGTTAAATGGGTTGAGGATGAAGCTCGATTGTCCTGAAGTAGCTTGATCGGATGCTTCATATGTATTTTCAATGGTGCCTGTATCGGAGATATCTCCAGATTCCGTGTAATATTCATCGGAAAGCGGGAGTGCATCACTATCAGTCATTACCGATTCAGTAGATGGTTGGGTGAATCGTTTTTTTACATCCTTCAAAGGGGTTTTTTCATATGGGGTACTAGTACGTTTGGCTTTCCTAGCTGGTTGTTGTCGGGTGGGTGGGGTTTGTGATGCTTGTAAAGTGTTGATGAGTGTTTGCATCTGGGTCATCAAGGATTTATGTTGATTTTCAAGACTATCTTGTCTATGCGTAAGCAACGCTATATTAGTGTCAATTGTGGTTAGTTGTTGGTGGTGCGAGGAATATTGTTCTGTGAACGTTTGGTGGGAACCCTGTAATACGTTAACGTGGTTTGTTAAGGTAGTAATTTGTTGTTCCATAAGTGCAATTTTATCTAAGATTTCTTGGGGCAGTTGTTGTTGGGACCAGGATGACTTAGGTTTCTGATACGTCCTATCTGGGTGATTTGTAGTGTTGTTATATGTTTGATTTTGTTTGCCTCGAGTGTTCGGTTGGGGACGAGATTGTCCGTTTGAGTTACCAGGATTATCTTTGGAGAGTTTTATAACATGGTTGTAAGTTTGTCTGGTTGTTTCGTTGACGAGTATACGATCTTTGTTACGTATGATGAAAcgttttttgaatattttatgttCATTTTTGTCTAAGACGAAATCAGTACTAGGGCAGTTTTTGTATTCGTGTGTATGGTTACCACATACATTGCAAGTTTTTTTGGTGTTAGTGTGTGGAAAAATGAAGATTGTGTGTTCACCAAATTTTGTACCCGTAATTGTGGtataatcttttttgataTCGTTTGGGTGGACGTATATAAACGCGTTCTTGAAAAAAGATGAGCGTGAGGTTTGAGTAAAAGTACACGTACGTCCCTTCAAGTGTGTCACTAAAGGGCTTAAGTCTCTTGCGTTCGTGTTTAAGGGTAGACCAGTGATTTTGTAGAAAGAAGAGGTTCGTTGTGTGTATATTGGATGTTTTGGATTGCCTGGTAGGATTCTGGCTACTGAGTCCTCAATGGCTAAGCACCAGTCTTGTTCTAATAAGTAATCTGCTGCAGCCTTGTCCTCAAAGCtgattattaattgtttataaattggtttgataaaaattggtttatcATTTTTGTTGCGGTTTTGGATTCTTTGAGGTggttttttgatttctttgtaAGTTGTGATTCGTTTTTCCGTTGCGTCagttatttgttttatcaatAACGTGGCGTCATAATTGATAgggatatctaatattttgATGATAGTGTCATCTTGTAATTGGAGTTTGCGTTCAATTAGAGTATCTATATTTTGTTGtgtatattcataaattttaacattatgaAGGGTTGGAGGTGATGTTTTGATAAGGTGTGACAATTTTTCTTTGGTCGACACagatatcatataaaatttgaacgtcatttttttcaaagatcTGACTTTGATAAAGTCTTTGTCTCCGACAAAGATGGTGTTAAgtttttgaagaatttcttTGTCTGTAAGTTTTGGTGGAAAACTATCTCGTGGGATAAACCCTTCAAAGGAAGTTTGTATTTGTGTGTTTGAGGCTGAAAATATGTTGTCGATCATGGGGATTTCCTCCATTGGTGGTGGATTGCCATTAACGGATGTAGATCCTTCTGAAAGTTGTTgtgtttcatttttattggtaATCTCTATTTCCATTTCATCAATCGTTTCAACGATTGGTGTATATGGTAAGTGGGAAGTGGAGTCACGTGTTATTGAAGAAATATTCCCAGGGACTTGCTCCACGGAGGAGGAAGTTTGAGAAGGTTGAGAGGGTGAAGTCAAAGTAGGCTCAGCTGTCTTTTgactattattattgttagttgTTGACGTGTTCgacatttttctatttttgttatttataacaTTAGGAGCGAAAGTTCTGTATATGTCTTCTTTATCGGTAGAAGAATGATATGTTTTttcgatattttttaaaattttttgagaaaacTTGGAACGAGTGTTTCTGCTCATATAGGTAATGTAAACAAGAGTGTAGAGTCCGAAAAATCACAAATTAGACCAGGTTTATATGTAGAAAAAATAGTTTCAATAGTATATTTCTTTAGCTAAAAAATGGTCAGAGTGATCGTCGGGAAAGGGTTCTTACTGATCGGTCCGTGGGTTATCCGTGAAccgtaaaaaatataatataacttttaaaaaagtacAATAGTCGTCTTTGggttatatcacgtgattttatatattaactatGTGAAAAATAGAAAACATGGATGCGGTGacgaatattataaaatcacgtgatcgaaCCGGTATCCACTTTTTGGAAACCTGTATTTGAATATCCTGTATACAAAACTCCTTGTTTTGGTACCATGTAGAGGATGCCATCTAAACTCTTATTACCCACATGATTTACGTCCAACGTGCGTAATCGCCATTAGGACaccaaaaatcattaatatttaatgtttttacAAAATCTTCTACAGAACACAAATCTTTATtacctttttataataatcaaatattttttgtagcTACCAAACCCTTTCATACTTTAAGACATTTAGCTTTtgaccattttattaaattagataaatcccctttaaaaattattacaccAACTACTGTTGATGTTTCTTTTACATCAATGGAGATTACTTACTCCAAAAACGTTTTCGATCATATCGATAACGCGTTACTTTGTCACCCTATTATCAAAACAGAGTTAAAATCCTGTGccaaaatattagaaaatgaacggttattaactttttatacaGATGGTTCCGTTCAAAATATAGGTGGCACGCACAGTTTAAGTGGATATGGATGGACTCAAGTTCAACCCTTTACACCTAAAGTTACCTTTAAGGGATCTACCGTTTTTTTTCCCATCATCAACAAAAAGTGAAACTATGGGCATTCTTACAGCAATTATTGTTTCGCCATACTACTGTAATCTGAATATTTATACTGATTCAGCCAGTTGTATCCAACTATTCAACACAAGACTTCACTCACCAGTGATCAGCCCACGACAAAATTAAAACAGACCAACTTTCTCTTGTgggatttaatttttttcttgataaatgagaaacatttattaattacgtTACATAAAGTAACTGGACATAGTTCTAACGCTCATAATGATGAAGCCGATCGTCTAGCTAAATCTGGTGCACATCTCAAAGaaccaattattattaatcacaaatttttttttaaacaaaccCTGGGCATTGTCGCGTGGAATAATTCCCATGTGATAGATAGAAATGTCAGAAAATGGTCAGATAACGTTATTCAACCTCTCATCTTCAATTCTATGATTAACAACAAGGCTTTATTACCATCAAgcaacaaattttaaatggcGACATAGATTGGTCAAAGAATGGTTACAACATAATCCAACTGACGCCCTGTGTGGCGCCAAATTATCCAAAATACAAGgcaacaaaatcaaaaaatgcaatttcaTATATCCGACTATAGATATACAACAAAGAAATTATCCGCGTCTTTATCCTATTGGAAATATTCCGTGCAAGGATTGTAACGATATACAAAATTCCAACGCACATATTGGTATCTGTCATAATCATTCAAACGATATTATTACACTATTACTGGACGAAGGATATAATTTACTTCAACTTATTCGTGACAATACGAAAGAAACACCTTACGCTTTGGAAGCTACTATTAGAAGTTCCCGCTTTTTTGATACTAACTTTAATGGTCCTTTATTGACCTCACATccttgttatttattaatacataacTTGGTCCCGACTCCCGAATGACCTAACtaggattttttatatttatattaaagacaaaaaattaCGATTTTCACTTTTTATTCAATTCATCACCCAGTTTATGGAAAAAATTGACGTTATAATTTGGAAACGTCGAAACACCTGGTTAAAGCCTGGGAACGGTCTTTATCTattacaaaaaacaaaaaacgattCTACCGACCACGAGTGTCGGTGCATATTCAAACAACACCCATTGAAGATAATGGAACAAATCAATCACCACGACGCGTTTATACACATCGACGTGCCACCTCTTCTCCTTATTCGCGCGAAGGggttttttataatgatcGTGCCCATATTAGATGGACATCAAGTAATTTTCTACATTCAGGAAAATGGACCAAACATAGAGATAATTTTTGGTtcgataatatatatttattttcttttttaaatcataactTTTTGGGTAATTTTATAGATACTAggtagtatttttttttctatgttagctctcatttttttttattttattcccGATTGGCAGGTGGGTTCTGGGGAAGATCTTGGATCCGACCcgttctcattttttttaaaggtcAGGAAACGTCGTCTTATAGGCGGCTTGATTGTTAGTGATAGAATTATTTTCGACACATTTGTATGTTGTCCTTGTAATTTTTACTTCAATTGGTTTTTCtgtaacataaaaataaaaataaaaataaaatatcctGTATACAAATAGAACTTGccgaaaaaatattaattagccAGGCCCGCGTGAAACCAGCTAGTTTAttgataaaagaaagaaacccAATATTATGGGGTGTCAGGATTATAAAATTCGAGATTATGATAATTCGGGATTTTGACAATTCGGGATTTTGACGATTCGGGATTTAGAGTGTCGGGATAACGTACCTTCGGGATTTCGAGTTTCGGGATTTTGGACGGATCCCGGTTAATAAACGTAATTAATACGGAAGGCTCACAATTAGATAATTACGTTCAACAATTAGATTAATGGCAATATTGATTAATACCATTTGAagcaaattattaatttcatttagttACTTATTAGCTtaactctgtaaattgattACGAGTTGGTAAAACCATGTATCATGacaatttaatttgaaataaatatacgattttattaatagaatacGATACGATACATAATTAATGAcatactataaaattatatttttttagattaatattttatttattttgctttAGGGGGAAATTTTGGTCCATCTTTAGGACCGGGACCTTTTGGACCATCGAAATCTTCGCCTTTTGGACCATCGAAATCTTTACCCTTTGGACCTTTTGAACCTTTTGGGCCATCGAAATCTTTACCCTTTGGACCTTTTGAACCTTTTGGACCATCGAAATCTTTACCCTTTGGACCTTTTGAACCTTTTGGACCATCGAAATCTTTACCCTTTGGACCTTTTGAACCTTTTGGACCATCGAAATCTTTACCCTTTGGACCTTTTGAACCTTTTGGACCATCGAAATCTTTACCCTTTGGACCTTTTGAACCTTTTGGACCATCGAAATCTTTACCCTTTGGACCTTTTGAACCTTTTGGACCATCGAAATCTTTACCCTTTGGACCTTTTGAACCTTTTGGACCATCGAAATCTTTACCCTTTGGACCTTTTGAACCTTTTGGACCATCGAAATCTTTACCCTTTGGACCTTTTGAACCTTTTGGGCCATCGAAATCTTTACCCTTGGGACCTTTTAGTCCATCAAAATCTACACCTTTGGGGCCATCAGGAAATTTACCAGGAGGAGGTGGAGGAATTTTTGGTTCATCCTCATTGcctcttttattaataacaccATTTTCTATGTTTCCAATTGGTGTGGCAACGGAACTAGCAGTGAAAAGGGCTAAATTTATAGCCAAAATTAGAGTGTAAGAGAGCTTCATTTTACGAGATTTTGAGCGAAATATTTCTAGAGGGTATTGGATAATATATctctattttttctataagacaattattatatgtaattttgtttttttcttttcaagaTATTAAGCTGACTTGAAAAAAACTGAAAGAAAAGAAgcatcatatttatataaaattcatcaatataatctttaatttaaaaatagataaaaatttaccaaataattaaaagtcgTATGTTACCAAATCGGTTgcataatttgaaattttgaataaaaataaataattattagtgcATTCGAAATTAAGGTAAAAACCTTTCAATGATAACCAATAAATTATCTGGACATATCCTTGGCGTATGTAAtgttttgaagaattttaattgcttgcgaacgaataaaaaaaagaaagatttgTTTATGCATAATTCCTACAATAATACCGATTTAGAATTGTTTTTCGTGTCAAAGTAATCACGATTCCCCTCTTTTcatttcttcttttacttttaCATAATTCTTTCTCTTGGGCAAATGTATCGTTCTTATACGATCAGGTGCTATGTTCTTATACGACGTATATGTCACACAATATAGGTCGTAATAAGATAGTATGTCGTACACGTATAAGAAAGATACATTTGCTTCTCTTGGCTCATGTGtgtgaaaatttgatattaaatctATCAAATCATATATATGATATGGTTACACGCACAAAAATCCAAAagtctaaaaatttattccgtaGCAAGTCGCACAAGTCGCACAACTGTGTTTTGCAGAATCACAAAAATCTTGGCTGAATTTAACAAAGATGAGTTGATCATCGCAATTAGAGCCAAGAACGTCACCTTTAAAAACTTTCAAAGTTTACGTTAGTATATTTAGCATTTAGCCTCAGCCAAGAGCCAAGAATTTAATAGAAGTTAGAAGTTCTAGTACCGTTCGAAAACATTCACAtagaataaaatgataattgatTTAGCAACTTTGTGTTTTTGTGAAActactatattttttaatttaattattagtaatcttatttaaattataattgtatagtatgataaaattttctagatcttgaagaattattttcataatccataattattctttattttttttttaaaaaaaaaaattatttttgttaacgTATATTACATGTAAAGGGATGAACCCGTATTCCACGAAATTCATTGCCTCATaaggaaaacaaaaaaaaaaattccattcgGACTAGGTCGATTACATAAATACAATCTTGCAATATGTAAGGAGTTTacttaaatttgataattttaattataaaaaaagaatggtgagctatgtataaataaatgaaacgATCGACACACGACACGTGTCCTGCagatattaaattcaatttgtacaaacttaaaaatttttagcttttagtcgataattaaaattaaattatttagcatTACGTGCATTAATTAGCTAGTTTACCGATaagattttctaaaaattaaaatagtattatttctttttattgttacAGTATTGTTTATATTGTTACTTGGTTCTTGGCGAAGAAAGTTACAAATTATTCAATCCAAATAAtcttatgatttttttaacacAATGGCGTGATGGTgattattagtaaatgttttttgtttaaatctaataatattataaaaaacttgttttttaataaaatcaaactttgatgttattaagttaaaaaaaatattttaataaaaatgttcgtttttaaattttttttatttttaattttaaaaaaatatattgtactAAAT
This region of Rhizophagus irregularis chromosome 20, complete sequence genomic DNA includes:
- a CDS encoding uncharacterized protein (SECRETED:cutsite_SVA-TP; SECRETED:prob_0.6727); SECRETED:SignalP(1-22) translates to MKLSYTLILAINLALFTASSVATPIGNIENGVINKRGNEDEPKIPPPPPGKFPDGPKGVDFDGLKGPKGKDFDGPKGSKGPKGKDFDGPKGSKGPKGKDFDGPKGSKGPKGKDFDGPKGSKGPKGKDFDGPKGSKGPKGKDFDGPKGSKGPKGKDFDGPKGSKGPKGKDFDGPKGSKGPKGKDFDGPKGSKGPKGKDFDGPKGSKGPKGKDFDGPKGEDFDGPKGPGPKDGPKFPPKAK